A stretch of Aureispira sp. CCB-E DNA encodes these proteins:
- a CDS encoding DUF4132 domain-containing protein yields MENQVDLQTNYINEKCKNACKQLSKHYSSEKGLLLKLKRALGSSETKVVEVASLLGNSTVKLSKNALEMALILVNGFPELRSNQRNSYYWIYQETVDLFSKRYAKFNELYKNEDLWCAEYEAVLEYFYGKERVKYIQQAWHKIPELAYQSGYYRRSFRAPHLTYTTRVNQLNFLIQLNIELSYNLDMETYIINDHALYTYGSNWKAHVWAAAIDAGDEAIFQLLLDIVYQRHPKGKVSRQIIKALLLSTKEEAWKAVKDLLLSAQRQEGLRQTILECLDETSLGAMKYLIEVILEHNLTRFSSVVRAVDTWAGLGWEGAKQSTVKRFLEAGSNYLNNPELIPNAIKDKDNTEVYMALWAQGVLDVEQCYPFIQYLWEKGTIEKRCLALYFANQTQVGKLELEFAEEALKEENLKLLYWGLRAFNSYTFNDQYLVSNARGLQIFRNIEGQLERIPKKGKSLSNMVFSWLSVEIHPSMAYKAMLKLIDATKEEDVRLILPHFSKMSVADREQVTQIILPTYYPYYNNDNKKNKGVLTPFQREFAFTILTDRGQLIRDTGMNALKNAELNDEEVQQFELLLKRKSAATRKSVIQLILKKDKPQIIASTERLVASKSIDQRLAGLDILNQVYTDETLKDWTVTTAQKYQERPTLTEAESILLQNIVNTQETRQEYTWENGLGLYDPLVKTAAVQPKKPSEGEYVERTKKNPLGLSMPAKKIENALKELHDLVQKYQDYEYEVQHWGGQREVIVLGNQFRQISNDLGEEATREEHIQNYPLSEVWLKWYEDAKLTPCDLFLLNQNKNVQIIQTKSKVQKQFECYTYYPNIPKIGTYYWQNPIYKILELLVYAFPYQEKMAFLKGLIAQLMAVVPKGEIDKAVIEKNRWQTNVRTWRDLVAFSVPYNAYKNNSIAFSDEAFKSYWKMEHWCKSTLPKEAEEADYLLPQLIDVARAYELNLITIDELYHRVLKPDAIRLLTQRNKHPQAFNYLERFPFLADVLKKCRDRILEIELARGDSSTLVTPLAQSLSEIYGIHNFVQIFKALGKESLNRGYVWSGSDYSKKQILSELLKSCKPLKTETQQDFNELVKEAKLSDKRLIEAAVYAQQWIPFVSTYLKWKGLDSAIWWLHAHTNAYHTAETETEIAKYSKVQVTDFKDGAVDTEWFKAAYKNMGKAKWKVLYDAAKYISDGRGHKRAQLYADVILGNTKIKEVTQRVKEKRNQDYLRVYGLVPLSRANREKDLLKRYQYLQQFKKESKQFGSQRQASEGLAVRIAMDNLARTAGYSDPIRLTWAMEAAEAHQIMEKAKRLTFGAVEIYLTIDELGKSSIVCEKQGKKLNAIPAKLRKEKAVVELKAFNKTLRNQYTRTRKSLEEAMVNGDAFTTSEIQNLLQHPVVEPMLKKLVLKSNNQLGFATTEGLKSVHNKKYEWGETVWIAHCSDLYQDGDWSAYQRYCFDEKIKQPFKQIFRELYLATPDELKERTISRRYAGHQVQPKKTVALLKTRGWTVDYEEGLQKVYHKEGIIAKMYAMADWFSPADVESPTLETVEFFNRKTYKPVAFEDLEPRLFSEVMRDIDLVVSVAHVGGVDPEASHSTIEMRAVLVEETARLFKLKNVSTQKHHVYIDGTMGRYTVHLGSAVCHKIPGRYLSILPVHSQHRGRLFLPFVDDDPRSAELMSKVLLLAKDDKIQDPTVLSQIYDKVENTSL; encoded by the coding sequence ATGGAAAACCAAGTAGATTTACAAACAAACTATATCAACGAAAAGTGCAAAAATGCTTGCAAACAATTAAGTAAGCATTACTCTTCGGAAAAAGGTTTATTATTAAAATTGAAACGAGCCTTAGGTTCCTCTGAAACCAAAGTAGTTGAAGTAGCAAGTTTGTTGGGGAATTCAACCGTCAAGTTGTCTAAAAACGCTTTAGAAATGGCTTTAATATTGGTGAACGGTTTTCCTGAATTAAGATCAAACCAACGCAATAGTTACTATTGGATTTATCAAGAAACAGTTGATTTATTTTCAAAGCGCTATGCTAAATTTAATGAGTTATATAAGAATGAGGATTTGTGGTGTGCCGAATATGAAGCGGTATTAGAATATTTTTATGGCAAAGAACGTGTAAAGTACATTCAACAAGCATGGCATAAAATCCCTGAATTAGCTTACCAAAGTGGGTATTATAGACGATCTTTTCGTGCGCCTCATTTAACTTACACAACAAGAGTCAATCAACTGAACTTCTTAATACAACTCAACATAGAGTTGTCGTACAATTTGGACATGGAAACGTACATCATCAACGACCATGCTTTGTACACTTATGGAAGCAATTGGAAGGCACATGTATGGGCTGCTGCGATTGATGCAGGAGATGAAGCTATATTTCAGTTATTATTGGATATTGTCTATCAACGACATCCAAAAGGAAAAGTAAGTCGGCAAATTATCAAGGCTTTATTATTATCTACCAAAGAAGAAGCTTGGAAGGCTGTTAAAGATTTGTTGCTGAGTGCACAACGCCAAGAAGGATTGAGACAAACGATATTAGAATGTTTGGATGAAACTTCTTTAGGAGCCATGAAGTACTTAATAGAGGTAATCTTAGAGCATAATTTAACAAGATTTTCGTCGGTTGTAAGAGCAGTAGATACGTGGGCTGGATTAGGTTGGGAAGGAGCCAAGCAAAGTACTGTAAAGCGTTTTTTGGAAGCAGGAAGCAACTATTTGAACAATCCAGAGTTGATTCCCAATGCTATCAAAGACAAAGATAATACAGAGGTGTATATGGCTTTGTGGGCGCAAGGCGTGTTAGACGTTGAGCAGTGTTACCCTTTTATTCAATATTTGTGGGAAAAAGGAACGATAGAAAAACGCTGCTTGGCTTTGTATTTTGCAAACCAAACTCAAGTTGGTAAACTAGAATTGGAATTTGCAGAGGAGGCACTGAAGGAAGAAAATCTGAAGTTGTTGTATTGGGGATTAAGGGCGTTTAATTCCTATACCTTTAATGATCAATATTTGGTTTCTAATGCTCGTGGTTTACAAATTTTTAGAAATATAGAAGGGCAGTTGGAACGAATTCCCAAAAAGGGGAAAAGTCTTTCTAACATGGTATTTTCTTGGTTAAGTGTTGAGATTCATCCTTCGATGGCATATAAAGCAATGCTAAAATTGATTGATGCGACCAAAGAAGAGGATGTACGGTTAATTTTACCCCATTTTTCTAAAATGTCTGTGGCTGATCGAGAGCAGGTGACTCAGATTATATTGCCTACGTATTATCCTTATTATAACAATGATAATAAAAAGAATAAGGGAGTGTTAACACCATTTCAGCGAGAGTTTGCATTTACTATTCTAACCGATAGGGGGCAATTAATTCGAGACACAGGAATGAATGCTTTGAAAAATGCAGAGCTAAACGATGAAGAGGTACAGCAATTCGAATTGTTGTTAAAACGAAAAAGTGCGGCAACCCGAAAAAGTGTGATTCAGTTAATTCTAAAAAAAGACAAGCCGCAAATCATTGCTAGTACAGAGCGTTTGGTAGCCTCGAAGTCAATTGATCAACGTTTGGCTGGATTGGATATTTTGAACCAAGTATACACAGACGAAACCTTAAAAGATTGGACGGTTACTACGGCTCAAAAATACCAAGAACGCCCCACATTAACAGAAGCAGAATCAATTTTGCTGCAAAATATTGTCAATACACAAGAAACAAGACAGGAGTACACTTGGGAAAATGGTCTTGGTTTATACGACCCATTAGTGAAAACAGCTGCTGTTCAACCAAAAAAGCCAAGTGAAGGAGAGTATGTGGAACGTACTAAGAAAAATCCATTAGGATTGAGTATGCCTGCAAAAAAGATAGAAAATGCGTTGAAAGAACTACACGATCTAGTTCAAAAATACCAAGACTACGAGTACGAGGTACAGCATTGGGGAGGACAGCGAGAGGTAATCGTACTGGGGAATCAGTTTAGACAGATTTCAAACGATTTGGGAGAAGAGGCAACAAGAGAAGAACATATTCAGAATTATCCGCTATCCGAAGTTTGGTTAAAATGGTATGAAGATGCTAAGTTGACCCCTTGTGATTTATTTTTATTAAATCAAAATAAGAACGTACAAATCATTCAAACTAAGTCAAAAGTACAGAAACAGTTTGAGTGTTATACCTATTACCCCAATATCCCTAAAATAGGAACTTATTATTGGCAAAATCCAATTTATAAGATATTGGAGTTATTGGTTTACGCCTTTCCCTACCAAGAGAAAATGGCTTTTTTGAAAGGTCTGATAGCTCAATTAATGGCTGTGGTGCCTAAAGGTGAAATTGATAAGGCAGTAATAGAAAAGAATCGTTGGCAAACGAATGTAAGAACTTGGAGAGATTTAGTTGCATTTTCAGTTCCTTATAATGCTTATAAAAATAATAGTATAGCATTTTCGGACGAAGCGTTTAAATCTTATTGGAAGATGGAACATTGGTGCAAATCAACATTGCCCAAAGAAGCTGAGGAGGCTGATTATCTATTACCTCAATTGATTGATGTAGCTAGAGCTTACGAATTGAATTTGATTACTATAGATGAGCTATATCATAGAGTATTGAAACCTGATGCTATTCGATTGTTGACACAAAGAAACAAGCATCCACAAGCATTTAACTACTTAGAACGTTTTCCTTTTTTAGCCGATGTTTTGAAAAAATGCCGAGATCGAATTTTGGAAATTGAGTTGGCTAGGGGAGATAGCTCTACGCTCGTTACTCCGTTGGCACAAAGTTTATCAGAAATTTACGGCATTCATAATTTTGTTCAAATTTTTAAAGCATTGGGAAAAGAGAGTTTGAACAGGGGGTATGTTTGGAGTGGCTCGGATTATAGTAAAAAGCAAATATTGAGTGAACTTCTGAAAAGTTGTAAACCGCTCAAAACAGAAACTCAACAGGACTTTAATGAGTTGGTGAAAGAGGCAAAATTATCAGATAAACGTTTGATAGAGGCGGCGGTTTATGCCCAACAATGGATTCCTTTTGTTAGTACTTACTTGAAGTGGAAAGGATTGGACTCGGCTATTTGGTGGTTGCACGCGCATACAAATGCTTATCATACGGCTGAAACAGAAACAGAGATTGCAAAATATTCCAAAGTTCAAGTAACTGATTTTAAGGATGGGGCAGTAGACACTGAGTGGTTCAAAGCAGCGTATAAAAATATGGGGAAAGCCAAATGGAAAGTCCTGTACGATGCGGCAAAATATATTTCTGATGGGAGAGGGCATAAACGAGCGCAATTGTATGCCGATGTAATTTTAGGCAACACAAAGATTAAAGAAGTAACACAACGTGTCAAGGAGAAGCGAAACCAAGACTATTTGCGGGTGTATGGTTTGGTTCCATTGAGTAGAGCGAATCGAGAAAAAGATTTGCTTAAACGGTATCAGTACTTGCAGCAATTTAAGAAAGAGAGCAAGCAGTTTGGTTCGCAACGTCAAGCAAGTGAAGGTTTAGCAGTACGGATTGCAATGGATAATTTAGCTAGAACGGCAGGATATAGCGATCCTATTCGATTGACTTGGGCAATGGAGGCTGCCGAGGCACATCAAATTATGGAGAAAGCTAAAAGGTTAACTTTTGGTGCTGTTGAAATTTATTTAACGATTGATGAGTTGGGTAAATCGTCTATTGTTTGTGAAAAACAAGGCAAAAAATTAAATGCTATACCTGCCAAACTACGAAAAGAGAAAGCAGTTGTGGAATTAAAAGCGTTTAATAAAACACTTCGAAACCAATATACCCGTACCCGTAAAAGCCTAGAAGAAGCTATGGTCAATGGGGATGCGTTTACAACCTCAGAAATACAAAATTTGCTACAACATCCTGTGGTAGAACCGATGCTAAAAAAACTAGTGCTCAAAAGCAACAACCAACTAGGTTTTGCTACAACAGAAGGGCTTAAAAGTGTCCATAATAAGAAGTATGAATGGGGAGAAACCGTATGGATTGCTCATTGTTCAGATCTTTATCAAGATGGAGATTGGTCTGCGTACCAGCGTTATTGTTTTGATGAAAAAATAAAGCAACCTTTTAAGCAGATATTTAGAGAGCTTTATTTGGCAACGCCCGATGAATTGAAAGAGAGAACTATTTCTCGTCGATATGCAGGGCATCAAGTTCAACCTAAAAAAACAGTTGCTCTTTTAAAAACTAGAGGGTGGACGGTTGATTATGAAGAAGGCTTGCAAAAAGTTTATCACAAGGAGGGGATTATTGCCAAAATGTATGCAATGGCAGACTGGTTCTCGCCTGCGGATGTTGAAAGCCCTACTTTAGAAACAGTGGAGTTTTTTAATCGAAAAACATACAAGCCTGTTGCCTTTGAAGATTTAGAACCTAGATTGTTTAGCGAAGTGATGCGGGATATTGATTTAGTGGTCAGTGTGGCACATGTTGGAGGGGTAGACCCAGAGGCAAGCCATTCAACAATTGAAATGAGAGCCGTCTTGGTAGAGGAAACAGCTCGACTGTTCAAATTGAAGAATGTTAGCACTCAAAAACACCATGTTTACATAGATGGTACTATGGGACGCTATACGGTGCATTTAGGAAGTGCTGTGTGTCATAAGATACCAGGACGCTATCTTTCTATTTTACCTGTTCATTCTCAGCATCGTGGTCGCTTATTTTTGCCTTTTGTAGACGACGATCCTCGTTCTGCTGAGTTAATGTCAAAGGTTTTGTTATTGGCTAAAGATGATAAAATACAAGATCCAACAGTATTAAGCCAAATTTATGATAAAGTAGAAAATACATCTTTGTAG
- a CDS encoding TspO/MBR family protein, with protein sequence MSSTVLKNLVIFLVINFGALALGGLATNAAVNGEWYQSVNKAPWTPPGWVFGAAWTTIMICFSIFMAYAWEEVMDKTKLAILFGIQWILNVGWNPLFFVYHYVLLGLIVISLLTILVGYFLFGYRSTMKAKAFLMLPYFVWLLIATSLNAYILLYN encoded by the coding sequence ATGAGTTCTACAGTTCTTAAAAACCTAGTTATTTTTTTAGTGATTAACTTTGGAGCCTTGGCACTAGGGGGCTTGGCAACCAATGCAGCTGTTAATGGAGAATGGTACCAAAGTGTTAACAAAGCACCATGGACACCACCAGGATGGGTGTTTGGAGCTGCTTGGACAACAATAATGATTTGTTTTTCCATTTTTATGGCTTATGCATGGGAAGAAGTAATGGACAAAACAAAATTAGCTATCCTATTTGGTATTCAATGGATTTTGAACGTAGGGTGGAACCCCCTCTTTTTTGTTTATCACTATGTTTTGTTGGGTTTAATCGTCATTAGTTTATTGACAATATTAGTAGGGTATTTTTTATTTGGATACCGATCTACTATGAAAGCCAAAGCCTTTTTGATGTTGCCTTATTTTGTGTGGTTATTAATAGCTACCTCTTTAAATGCTTATATATTGCTGTACAACTAA
- a CDS encoding GNAT family N-acetyltransferase, protein MPTPKVYETERLFLSPTSADDAAFVLELLNSPKWIQNIGDRNVHSLKEAEDYITNRMLPQLEKLGFSNYTLIRKSDGAKMGSSGLYNREGIEGVDIGFAMLPEFEGKGYAFEAANKLMTLAKEEFKLSKVSGITIKTNKASQGLLEKLGLKFSKIIQLDGDAEELMLYELEL, encoded by the coding sequence ATGCCAACACCTAAAGTATATGAAACCGAGCGACTTTTTTTAAGTCCTACATCTGCTGATGATGCTGCCTTTGTATTAGAACTCTTGAATAGCCCCAAGTGGATTCAAAACATTGGAGATCGAAATGTACACTCACTAAAAGAAGCAGAAGATTATATTACCAATAGAATGCTTCCCCAATTAGAGAAATTGGGCTTTTCTAATTATACTTTAATTAGAAAATCAGATGGTGCCAAAATGGGTTCTTCTGGCTTGTACAATCGCGAAGGTATTGAAGGGGTTGACATTGGCTTTGCGATGTTGCCCGAATTTGAGGGAAAAGGTTATGCGTTTGAGGCTGCTAATAAATTGATGACATTAGCCAAAGAAGAGTTTAAACTTTCCAAAGTTAGTGGCATTACTATAAAGACCAATAAAGCCTCTCAAGGTCTACTAGAAAAATTGGGGCTAAAATTTTCTAAAATAATTCAACTAGATGGCGATGCCGAAGAGTTAATGCTTTATGAGTTAGAATTATAA